The following proteins are co-located in the Rippkaea orientalis PCC 8801 genome:
- a CDS encoding DUF29 family protein has translation MTITQYLTDIFNESYQDAQDLAATETGLSLDNFPLDCPFTPEETLDSNYLPE, from the coding sequence ATAACTCAATACTTAACAGATATTTTCAATGAATCCTATCAAGATGCACAAGATTTAGCCGCAACAGAAACCGGTTTAAGTCTAGATAATTTTCCCCTTGACTGTCCCTTTACACCCGAAGAAACCCTCGATTCTAATTATTTACCAGAGTAA
- a CDS encoding glycoside hydrolase: protein MAYPLYVALIWHHHQPWYKSPEAIADPTGQYRMPWVRLHGVKDYLDLVLILEDYPQLHQTINLVPSLILQLEEYGQGKAIDPHMTLTLTPEQKLTGQQKETIIDNFFHANHRTVIDPYPRYRQLYEQKQEKGRKWCLENWSSQDYGDLLAWHNLAWIDPLFRERDRQIQTWFDKGKGFTLSDRQAILKKHQEIIRQILPQHRKMQDTGQLELITSPYTHPILPLLADSHAGRVAIPEMALPDRRFQWSQDIPRHLRKGRKVYSDQFGREPRGLWPSEQSVSPAILPHIAQAKFKWICSDEAVLGSSLKHFFHRDETGNLYQPEILYRPYRLQTLYGDLAIVFRDHRLSDLVGFTYGGMDSRYAVSDFMGHLDAIARSLIEQQGTHETTLNHPWLVTIALDGENCWEHYPEDGLPFLRELYKRLSEDQDIQLVTVSEFLQQFPPTEIIPTESLHSGSWIDGSFSSWIGDPVKNKAWDLLNAARQTLAKHPEATEENNPEVWEALLAAEGSDWFWWFGEGHSSNEDALFDQLFREHLRSVYHALNESIPRELYQPLEDHAHVGDRPPEGFIQPVIDGYGDEQDWEKAGRIEIGGARGTMHKASLVQRLLYGSNHLNFYLRFDFKKGVKPGKELANELHLFWYYPNIPVYTSPVPLANVPQQTPVNYLFHHHLGINLMTESCWMQEANANHSWHSKSSRINIAFSQCLEVSIPWADLHKKPGSSLHLIAILADHGKFRDYLPENNLIMLQIP from the coding sequence ATGGCCTATCCCCTATACGTTGCATTGATTTGGCATCATCATCAACCGTGGTATAAATCCCCTGAAGCGATCGCCGATCCCACAGGACAGTATAGAATGCCGTGGGTTCGGTTACATGGGGTCAAAGATTATCTCGACTTAGTGCTGATTTTAGAAGACTATCCCCAATTACATCAAACGATTAATCTTGTTCCTTCCCTCATTTTACAACTCGAAGAATACGGCCAAGGTAAGGCGATCGATCCCCACATGACCCTAACCTTAACCCCAGAACAGAAGCTAACGGGTCAACAAAAAGAAACTATTATTGATAATTTTTTCCATGCGAACCATCGTACTGTTATCGATCCCTATCCCCGTTACCGTCAACTCTACGAACAAAAACAAGAAAAAGGCCGCAAATGGTGTTTAGAAAACTGGTCTAGTCAGGATTATGGCGATTTACTCGCATGGCATAATTTAGCCTGGATCGATCCCCTATTTCGAGAACGCGATCGCCAGATTCAAACCTGGTTTGACAAAGGAAAAGGGTTTACCTTAAGCGATCGCCAGGCCATCCTCAAAAAACATCAAGAGATTATCCGTCAAATTCTGCCTCAACACCGCAAAATGCAGGATACAGGACAACTAGAACTGATCACCAGTCCCTATACCCATCCCATTTTACCCCTCTTAGCCGATAGCCATGCCGGTCGTGTGGCGATTCCAGAAATGGCCTTACCCGACCGACGGTTTCAATGGTCCCAAGACATTCCCCGACATCTACGCAAAGGACGAAAGGTCTATAGCGATCAGTTTGGACGAGAACCCCGTGGTCTATGGCCTTCGGAACAGTCCGTCAGTCCCGCGATTTTACCCCATATTGCCCAAGCCAAGTTTAAGTGGATTTGTTCCGATGAAGCTGTCTTAGGATCGAGTCTCAAGCATTTTTTCCATCGGGATGAAACGGGCAACCTCTACCAACCTGAAATACTCTACCGTCCCTATCGTCTGCAAACCCTCTATGGTGACTTGGCCATCGTCTTCCGCGATCATCGTCTGTCGGATCTCGTTGGGTTTACCTACGGGGGGATGGATAGTCGTTACGCGGTTTCTGATTTCATGGGACATTTAGACGCGATCGCCCGTTCTTTGATAGAACAGCAGGGAACCCATGAAACTACCTTAAACCATCCCTGGTTAGTGACTATTGCCTTAGACGGCGAAAATTGTTGGGAACACTATCCCGAAGACGGTTTACCTTTTTTACGCGAATTATACAAACGATTAAGCGAAGATCAAGACATCCAACTCGTAACCGTCTCAGAATTTTTGCAACAGTTCCCCCCAACAGAAATTATTCCCACCGAGAGTTTACACAGTGGATCGTGGATCGATGGGAGTTTTAGTAGTTGGATCGGAGATCCGGTCAAAAATAAGGCTTGGGACTTACTAAACGCGGCTAGACAAACCCTAGCTAAGCATCCTGAAGCCACAGAAGAGAATAACCCTGAAGTTTGGGAAGCGTTATTGGCCGCGGAGGGATCGGACTGGTTTTGGTGGTTTGGAGAAGGCCATTCCTCTAATGAGGATGCCTTGTTTGACCAATTATTTCGGGAACACCTCCGGTCAGTTTATCATGCCCTCAATGAGTCCATACCTCGCGAATTATACCAACCCTTAGAGGATCATGCCCACGTTGGCGATCGCCCCCCTGAAGGCTTTATTCAGCCCGTTATTGATGGCTATGGGGACGAACAGGACTGGGAAAAAGCGGGACGCATCGAAATTGGTGGGGCACGAGGTACGATGCACAAAGCGAGTTTAGTTCAACGGTTGCTTTATGGGTCAAATCATTTGAATTTTTATCTACGGTTTGATTTCAAAAAGGGCGTTAAACCCGGGAAAGAATTAGCCAACGAATTACATTTATTTTGGTATTATCCCAATATTCCGGTCTATACTAGCCCAGTTCCTTTAGCCAATGTTCCCCAACAAACCCCTGTTAATTATTTATTTCACCACCATCTGGGGATTAATTTAATGACAGAATCTTGTTGGATGCAAGAAGCAAACGCTAATCACAGTTGGCATTCTAAAAGTAGTCGTATTAACATTGCGTTTAGTCAATGTTTAGAGGTATCTATTCCTTGGGCTGATTTACATAAAAAACCCGGTTCTTCTTTACATTTAATTGCTATCTTAGCTGATCATGGAAAGTTTCGGGATTATTTACCGGAAAACAATTTAATTATGTTACAAATTCCTTAA
- a CDS encoding translation initiation factor: MSSQKRPSSSSKFIAYQEFGSPTNPDALKRTVPDLPPQQQNIRVQATRSGRKGKTVTVITGFQHTPETLTKLLKQLKSQCGSGGTVKENTLEIQGDHRQQLVDILGSLGYKVKISGG, from the coding sequence ATGTCTTCTCAAAAACGTCCATCTTCTTCCTCTAAGTTCATTGCTTATCAAGAGTTCGGTTCACCCACTAACCCAGACGCATTAAAAAGAACTGTCCCTGATTTACCCCCCCAACAACAGAATATCAGAGTTCAAGCAACGCGATCGGGTCGCAAGGGCAAAACAGTGACGGTAATTACCGGATTTCAACATACACCAGAAACCTTGACTAAGTTACTCAAACAGTTAAAAAGTCAATGTGGTAGTGGAGGAACTGTTAAAGAAAATACCCTAGAAATTCAAGGAGATCATCGTCAACAATTAGTCGATATTCTTGGTTCATTAGGCTATAAAGTTAAAATTAGTGGGGGGTAA
- a CDS encoding SGNH/GDSL hydrolase family protein, protein MNLIYKPKLIQGKFLMLRLPKKPRSYSSRYGNSYYKKSNRFPKISVLGVILALPVLIILSEFLAQAYLGITGKGNNIDGKSPLVKAYQLKFLTATQKPIAGLTDEGDLAVKRSSNLGYELVSAQKTEFFQINQQGLRDNDPLPLAKPKNEIRIFLLGGSTAFGQLNPNNNTTISHQLETRLKQRVQQQKSSPTKYRPDVFPFFVPTRLQLMKLPPKIREGNYRVINAAVPGYTSGNQLAQVALKILPYQPDLIVVLDGYGDVMLPSSFSQADVPDIDNFLTDAKGYFRNSLDFSVNQWLQNTALVKTVKSFSPQSSVSLDQTSLVINNNGDSLKSFLPKDQKELKQRVDRYKQNQKSLIQLSSRLGIPVILAIQPEITARPVDKLSANEKAIRDRLGKEYIEQFPKAYANLAKANQQLAQAFPRNVKNLDLYQGNSAFPTPMFSDTIHLTEQSNKVLAEKLYHAITAWEKIQIIPQNFYLKPVN, encoded by the coding sequence ATGAACCTAATTTATAAACCTAAATTAATCCAAGGAAAATTTTTAATGCTAAGATTACCCAAAAAACCCCGTTCCTACAGTTCCCGTTATGGCAATTCTTACTACAAAAAGTCTAACCGTTTCCCGAAAATCTCTGTTTTAGGAGTGATTCTAGCCCTGCCTGTATTAATTATCCTATCAGAATTTCTCGCTCAAGCCTACCTAGGAATTACGGGTAAAGGCAACAATATTGATGGTAAATCTCCCTTAGTTAAAGCTTATCAGCTTAAATTCCTGACGGCTACCCAAAAACCCATTGCAGGATTGACTGATGAGGGAGATTTAGCAGTTAAGCGCAGTTCTAATCTAGGATATGAGTTAGTCAGTGCCCAAAAAACCGAATTTTTTCAAATTAATCAACAAGGGTTACGCGATAATGATCCCCTTCCTTTAGCAAAACCTAAAAATGAAATTCGGATTTTTCTATTAGGGGGTTCTACCGCCTTTGGACAGTTGAATCCTAATAATAATACTACCATTAGTCACCAACTCGAAACCCGTCTTAAACAGCGTGTTCAGCAACAAAAAAGTTCACCAACTAAATACCGTCCTGATGTATTTCCGTTCTTTGTTCCTACCCGACTTCAATTGATGAAGTTACCTCCAAAAATTCGGGAGGGGAATTATCGGGTCATTAATGCAGCCGTTCCGGGGTATACTTCGGGTAATCAATTAGCCCAAGTTGCTCTCAAGATTTTACCTTATCAACCCGATTTAATCGTGGTGTTAGATGGCTACGGAGACGTGATGTTACCGAGTAGTTTCTCCCAAGCGGATGTTCCTGATATTGATAACTTTTTAACTGATGCTAAGGGCTATTTTCGTAATTCTTTGGATTTTTCTGTGAATCAATGGTTACAAAATACCGCTTTAGTTAAAACGGTTAAGTCTTTTAGTCCTCAATCTTCGGTTTCTTTGGATCAAACCAGTTTAGTGATTAATAATAATGGGGACTCTTTGAAGTCCTTTTTGCCGAAGGATCAAAAAGAGTTAAAACAACGAGTAGACCGCTATAAACAGAACCAAAAAAGTTTAATTCAATTGTCCTCAAGATTAGGGATTCCGGTTATTTTGGCAATTCAACCCGAAATTACTGCGCGGCCAGTAGACAAGCTTTCTGCTAATGAAAAAGCTATCCGCGATCGCTTAGGTAAAGAATACATTGAACAGTTCCCAAAAGCCTATGCTAATTTAGCGAAAGCCAATCAACAATTAGCGCAAGCTTTTCCTCGCAATGTCAAAAATCTTGATTTGTATCAAGGAAATTCTGCTTTCCCAACTCCGATGTTCTCAGATACTATTCATCTGACAGAACAATCCAATAAGGTGTTAGCAGAAAAGCTTTATCATGCGATTACAGCTTGGGAAAAAATTCAGATTATTCCTCAGAATTTTTATCTGAAGCCGGTGAATTAG
- a CDS encoding low molecular weight protein-tyrosine-phosphatase gives MAYRLLFVCLGNICRSPAAENIMNYLVEQANLADQIICDSAGTSGYHIGSPPDRRMKATALNRGIDLRGRARQFDWFDFDQFDLILAMDRDNYQNILALDTKGVYHHKVRLMCEFARQHSEKEVPDPYYGGQAGFEKVIDLLLDACGGLLEEIQQNHLK, from the coding sequence ATGGCATATAGATTACTGTTTGTCTGTCTCGGTAACATTTGTCGTTCTCCAGCGGCTGAGAATATTATGAATTATTTGGTTGAACAAGCCAATTTAGCCGATCAGATTATTTGTGATTCGGCAGGGACTTCAGGGTATCATATTGGTTCTCCTCCTGATCGTCGGATGAAAGCGACGGCGTTAAATCGGGGTATTGATCTTCGAGGACGGGCTCGACAATTTGATTGGTTTGACTTTGACCAATTTGACCTGATTTTAGCAATGGATCGAGACAACTATCAAAATATTTTAGCTCTCGATACTAAAGGGGTCTATCATCACAAGGTGCGCTTGATGTGTGAGTTTGCTAGACAGCATTCAGAAAAAGAAGTTCCCGACCCCTACTACGGGGGTCAAGCGGGGTTTGAAAAAGTCATTGACTTGCTCTTAGATGCTTGTGGGGGATTATTAGAAGAAATTCAGCAAAATCATCTTAAATAA
- a CDS encoding Uma2 family endonuclease, translating to MQVTAEKIYSIEEYLQFEETANNKHEYINGHLYPIAGGTINHNQIALNISTELNFAFKKLNYRVYMGGVRLWVPQVKTFTYPDVMIIMGTPEYCDNRTDTVINPSILVEVLSQSRQNSDPEGKFISYRSIPSFQEYLLFDQTRIYAEHFFKTGTKSWVFQEYDRTDESIKFNSIEFELTFVDVYNKVNFEE from the coding sequence ATGCAAGTAACAGCAGAAAAAATCTATTCTATCGAAGAATATTTACAGTTTGAAGAAACCGCAAACAACAAACACGAATATATTAATGGACACCTTTATCCTATAGCTGGTGGAACAATAAATCATAATCAAATAGCGTTAAATATTAGCACTGAGCTTAATTTTGCCTTTAAAAAACTTAATTATCGGGTTTATATGGGAGGTGTTCGTCTTTGGGTTCCCCAAGTCAAAACTTTTACTTATCCTGATGTTATGATTATTATGGGTACTCCTGAATATTGTGACAATAGAACTGATACCGTTATCAATCCTTCTATTCTTGTTGAAGTTTTATCGCAGTCTAGGCAAAATTCTGATCCAGAAGGTAAGTTTATTTCTTATCGTAGTATTCCTAGTTTTCAAGAGTATTTATTATTCGATCAAACCCGAATTTATGCCGAACATTTCTTTAAAACGGGAACAAAATCTTGGGTATTTCAAGAATATGATCGAACTGATGAAAGCATTAAGTTTAATTCCATTGAGTTTGAACTGACGTTCGTTGATGTTTATAATAAAGTTAATTTTGAGGAGTAG
- a CDS encoding efflux RND transporter periplasmic adaptor subunit — protein sequence MLNHPLPLFQKFLGTALVLSLVTTACSSQEQKASAPQSIPVKLQTLQPGTLIDSSQFVGTLEARERVNLAPSRTNGRIVRIFVKEGDVVSRGQKLVEIQPYQEKEDVRAAIGNLQVAQADLRVAEAEYRQREAERDQAQAQVEQARANVARAEADVQDAQAEFTLAEQNYPRSKFLYETGAVSKGDETRGLDQAIRNLDTRQAQLKSRLQIRDAEKAALQAAIDNFRASQKRVEQSFANIDSAKSAIVRAQGQLGSTSETLDYNFLTAPINGVVGSFIDKKVGDNVNVGEGITTLTDNQVFNLNVGIPTENRNRLRQGLPVEIINPDGTPGVRGQITYIAPLVEQNAQAIQVKMTFRNDGSLRDKQYVQVRVIWQQQPGVLVPTAAVSSLGGQKFVFMAQSGQSGNGKTSLVAKQIPVKVGAIQGQSYQVISGLKPGDRIAVSRILDLRDGRPIQEESLRSQK from the coding sequence ATGCTTAATCATCCCCTTCCATTGTTTCAAAAATTCCTAGGAACTGCCCTAGTTCTGTCTTTAGTAACCACTGCTTGTAGTAGTCAAGAACAAAAGGCTAGTGCACCCCAGTCCATCCCCGTGAAGTTGCAAACACTACAACCAGGCACTCTCATTGATAGTAGCCAGTTTGTAGGAACCCTAGAAGCGAGAGAACGGGTGAATTTAGCTCCTAGTCGGACTAATGGGCGAATTGTTAGGATTTTTGTCAAAGAAGGGGATGTAGTAAGTCGAGGGCAAAAGTTAGTTGAGATCCAACCGTATCAAGAAAAAGAAGACGTAAGAGCCGCTATTGGTAATCTACAGGTAGCTCAAGCCGATTTACGGGTAGCTGAGGCGGAATATCGTCAACGAGAGGCCGAACGAGATCAAGCCCAAGCTCAAGTCGAGCAAGCTAGAGCCAATGTTGCCAGGGCTGAGGCTGATGTACAAGATGCTCAGGCCGAATTTACCTTAGCCGAACAAAACTATCCGAGATCAAAATTTCTTTATGAGACAGGGGCTGTCAGTAAAGGAGATGAAACCAGAGGATTAGATCAAGCTATCCGCAATTTAGATACCCGTCAAGCGCAATTAAAGTCCCGTCTACAAATACGCGATGCAGAAAAAGCTGCTCTCCAGGCTGCTATAGACAATTTTCGAGCCTCGCAAAAACGGGTTGAACAATCCTTTGCTAATATTGATAGTGCCAAATCGGCTATTGTTCGTGCCCAAGGACAATTGGGGTCAACCAGTGAAACGTTAGATTACAATTTTTTGACGGCTCCGATTAATGGGGTCGTGGGAAGTTTTATTGATAAGAAAGTGGGGGATAATGTTAACGTCGGAGAAGGGATTACGACGTTAACCGATAATCAAGTTTTTAATCTTAATGTGGGCATTCCCACAGAAAATCGGAATCGCTTGCGCCAAGGACTTCCCGTAGAAATTATTAATCCCGATGGTACACCGGGGGTACGGGGACAAATTACTTATATTGCGCCGTTGGTTGAACAAAATGCTCAAGCGATTCAAGTTAAAATGACTTTCCGTAATGATGGCAGTTTACGCGATAAACAATATGTTCAAGTTCGGGTGATTTGGCAACAACAACCAGGGGTATTAGTTCCGACTGCGGCGGTGAGTAGTTTGGGGGGACAAAAGTTTGTTTTTATGGCTCAATCTGGACAATCTGGGAATGGCAAAACATCCTTAGTGGCTAAACAAATTCCCGTTAAAGTTGGGGCGATTCAAGGTCAATCCTATCAGGTGATTTCGGGTCTTAAACCAGGGGATAGAATTGCTGTCAGTCGCATTTTAGATTTACGCGATGGTCGTCCTATTCAAGAGGAATCTCTTAGGAGTCAAAAATAA
- a CDS encoding GUN4 domain-containing protein, protein MIAKDTLPKFLLVLVFSWLSLSPVKSQTTPNPSNLISPETGIDYTLLNNLLSRQQWREANNTTFRLMLQSLKREQQGWVSSEDIAQLPCSDLKIIDDLWKQHSQGRFGYTVQFPIFVATGNKPGKLVNPQFYDDFGTNVGWRKDNQWIIFRENLIYSLDAPVGHLPNPRPEYQITGGRLNYTALTERMVKCSLVSYTIDKKPVYQPAGGAKPVEQRPVNLDNIR, encoded by the coding sequence ATGATCGCCAAAGATACCTTACCCAAATTTCTGTTAGTGTTAGTTTTTAGTTGGCTATCCCTATCCCCTGTGAAGTCACAAACCACTCCCAACCCGTCTAACCTGATTTCTCCTGAAACGGGGATAGACTATACGCTGTTGAATAACCTTCTGAGCAGACAACAATGGCGTGAGGCTAATAATACTACCTTTAGATTGATGCTTCAGTCCCTTAAGCGAGAGCAACAGGGATGGGTATCAAGTGAAGACATTGCCCAACTTCCTTGTTCAGATCTAAAAATCATCGATGATCTATGGAAACAGCATTCTCAAGGTCGCTTTGGTTATACCGTTCAATTTCCCATTTTTGTTGCAACCGGAAATAAACCCGGAAAGTTAGTTAATCCTCAGTTTTATGATGATTTCGGAACAAACGTAGGCTGGCGTAAAGATAACCAGTGGATTATTTTTAGAGAAAATTTAATCTATAGTTTAGATGCCCCGGTTGGCCATTTGCCCAATCCTCGTCCAGAATATCAAATTACGGGGGGACGGCTCAACTATACTGCCTTAACCGAAAGAATGGTCAAATGCAGCTTGGTTTCTTATACTATAGACAAAAAGCCCGTCTATCAACCCGCAGGAGGGGCTAAACCTGTTGAACAGCGTCCCGTTAACTTGGATAATATTCGGTAA
- a CDS encoding aspartate carbamoyltransferase catalytic subunit produces MAWTRHHILGLADWNTEEYEILLQTASSFREVLSRRTKKVPALQGQVVTNMFFEPSTRTRSSFELAAKRLSADILNFAPGTSSLSKGETILDTAKTYLAMGTDIMVIRHKQAGVPHAIAAEMDRLKTGVSILNGGDGQHEHPSQALLDLFTLCSLIDAENPRLALLKSKKIAIVGDILHSRVARSNIWSLLAAGTQVHLAGPPTLVPQFFAEIATETYPNQLALHWQIEPALKDADFVMTLRLQHERMTDHLLPSLREYHQHYGITRDRLKLCHPDVKVLHPGPVNRGVEISSDLMDDPAFSLIQQQVTSGIAVRMALLYLIGTLKSE; encoded by the coding sequence ATGGCTTGGACGCGACATCATATCTTAGGGTTAGCTGACTGGAATACGGAAGAATACGAAATTCTCTTACAAACAGCTTCTAGTTTTCGGGAAGTGCTCTCTCGACGGACTAAAAAAGTTCCAGCTCTTCAGGGACAAGTTGTCACCAATATGTTTTTTGAACCCTCTACCCGTACCCGCAGTAGTTTTGAATTAGCGGCTAAACGGTTGTCAGCCGATATCCTCAATTTTGCGCCAGGAACGTCTTCTTTATCCAAGGGAGAAACGATTTTAGATACGGCTAAAACCTATCTGGCTATGGGAACTGATATTATGGTGATTCGCCATAAACAGGCCGGAGTTCCCCACGCGATCGCAGCCGAAATGGATCGCCTAAAAACCGGGGTCAGTATCCTCAATGGCGGAGATGGCCAGCATGAACACCCCTCTCAAGCCTTATTAGATCTCTTTACTTTATGTTCCTTAATCGATGCTGAAAATCCTCGATTAGCGTTATTAAAGAGCAAAAAAATTGCGATTGTTGGGGACATTTTACACTCGCGGGTTGCCCGTTCTAATATTTGGAGTTTACTAGCAGCCGGAACCCAAGTTCATTTAGCGGGTCCTCCGACTTTAGTCCCTCAATTTTTTGCTGAGATAGCCACAGAAACTTACCCTAATCAATTAGCGTTACATTGGCAAATCGAACCCGCTTTAAAAGACGCAGATTTTGTCATGACGCTACGGTTACAACATGAACGAATGACTGATCATTTATTACCGAGTTTACGGGAGTACCATCAGCATTATGGCATTACCCGCGATCGCCTAAAATTGTGTCATCCTGATGTTAAGGTACTCCATCCCGGACCGGTTAACCGAGGAGTAGAAATCAGTTCAGATTTGATGGATGATCCCGCTTTTAGCTTAATTCAGCAACAAGTGACCAGTGGGATAGCCGTTCGGATGGCTTTATTATACTTAATTGGAACCCTTAAGAGTGAATAG
- a CDS encoding tetratricopeptide repeat protein: MLKTVKDNTVLKYNWLLSLLACTGLWSITLPVLGQALLPYTPQLNNEQLEQQGLELADDAVQLVRFQQYELALSRAKLATQLAPNQFQSWFILGTLYIQQKELDKGVEALQKALSLAPSEAGIKFTLGNAYFQQGKYQEAATELQDGLKIKPDTPAALFDLGNSYLKLNKMSDAIASYQKAIALEKNFWPAINNIGLIKYEQGDINGAVKDWQTALEIDPEQAEPQLAVAVGLYIQGKTEQGLKLGEAALKLDSRYAELKFLEENLWGPKLLQDTQKFLATPQMKAILDTLQQESSS, from the coding sequence ATGCTCAAAACCGTTAAAGATAATACCGTGCTTAAATATAATTGGTTGCTTTCTCTCCTTGCTTGTACAGGGTTATGGTCTATTACCCTCCCCGTTTTAGGACAAGCCCTTTTACCCTACACTCCCCAACTAAATAACGAACAATTGGAACAACAGGGCTTAGAATTGGCTGATGATGCTGTTCAACTGGTTCGCTTTCAACAGTACGAGTTAGCTTTATCCCGGGCTAAACTAGCTACGCAACTTGCCCCTAATCAATTTCAATCCTGGTTTATTTTGGGAACCTTGTATATTCAACAGAAAGAGCTAGATAAAGGGGTTGAAGCCCTGCAAAAAGCCCTATCTTTAGCTCCCTCGGAAGCAGGAATTAAATTTACCCTCGGTAACGCCTATTTTCAACAAGGAAAGTATCAAGAAGCGGCAACAGAATTACAAGACGGGCTCAAAATTAAACCCGATACCCCGGCCGCTTTGTTTGATTTGGGTAATTCCTATTTAAAATTAAACAAAATGTCCGACGCGATCGCCTCTTATCAAAAAGCGATCGCCCTGGAAAAAAATTTCTGGCCAGCTATCAATAATATTGGGTTAATTAAATACGAACAAGGGGATATCAATGGTGCGGTTAAAGACTGGCAAACAGCCTTAGAAATTGACCCCGAACAAGCAGAACCTCAATTAGCCGTAGCTGTCGGCCTGTACATCCAAGGCAAAACAGAACAAGGACTTAAATTAGGAGAGGCTGCTCTAAAATTAGATAGTCGCTATGCAGAACTCAAATTCCTAGAAGAAAACCTCTGGGGACCTAAGTTACTACAAGATACCCAAAAGTTTTTAGCTACCCCACAAATGAAAGCGATTCTTGATACTCTCCAACAAGAATCTTCTTCCTAA
- a CDS encoding ABC transporter — protein MAIAISHCLALCKLAACIIILENSQIIEQGTHQELMTIKGHEYWMFSQQASSYK, from the coding sequence ATGGCTATTGCGATTAGTCATTGTCTTGCTTTGTGTAAACTCGCTGCTTGCATTATTATCTTAGAAAATAGCCAAATTATTGAACAAGGCACTCATCAAGAACTGATGACAATAAAAGGGCATGAGTATTGGATGTTTAGCCAACAAGCGAGCAGTTATAAGTAA
- the purE gene encoding 5-(carboxyamino)imidazole ribonucleotide mutase, translating to MTQPFPLVGIIMGSDSDLPTMQSAIAVCEEFNIPHEVAIVSAHRTPEKMVEYAKNAHKRGLKVIIAGAGGAAHLPGMVAALTPLPVIGVPVATRHLQGVDSLYSIVQMPRGIPVATVAINNAQNAGLLAVQMLASHNLELLEKVQKYRQNLQEMVENKQAELEQIGYQDYLKKQELKS from the coding sequence ATGACCCAACCTTTTCCCCTAGTCGGGATCATTATGGGCAGTGATTCCGACCTACCAACGATGCAAAGCGCGATCGCCGTCTGTGAAGAGTTTAACATTCCCCACGAAGTCGCGATCGTTTCTGCCCATCGCACCCCCGAAAAAATGGTAGAATACGCCAAAAATGCCCATAAAAGGGGGTTAAAAGTGATTATTGCCGGAGCAGGAGGCGCAGCCCATTTACCCGGTATGGTAGCCGCTTTAACCCCCCTTCCCGTCATTGGGGTTCCCGTTGCCACACGCCATTTACAAGGGGTAGACTCCCTCTATTCCATTGTACAGATGCCGCGAGGCATTCCTGTGGCTACCGTTGCCATTAACAATGCCCAAAACGCGGGGTTATTAGCCGTACAAATGTTAGCATCTCATAACTTAGAATTACTGGAAAAAGTCCAAAAATATCGTCAAAATCTGCAAGAAATGGTAGAGAATAAGCAAGCCGAACTTGAACAAATAGGCTATCAAGACTATTTAAAAAAACAAGAACTCAAGTCATAA